One Halorientalis litorea DNA segment encodes these proteins:
- the radB gene encoding DNA repair and recombination protein RadB has protein sequence MPDGDLQRRVSEPIPTGCSAVDELLGGGFERGVVTQLYGPPAAGKTNLALSGAVATAAAGDNALFIDTEGLSVDRLEQLAGGHTDDVSELASHIIVSDVHDFDEQGEAVRDAAEFAEQVELIVLDSATGFYRIRRAEDEEAGDALRTVAQQVTHLLSLARKHDLAVVVTNQVFTDPDSDRARPLGGHTLTHWSGVVCRIERFRGGNRRITLEKHQSKPAGDSAGFRIVGDGLASVEDPR, from the coding sequence TTGCCGGATGGCGACCTACAGCGGCGTGTGAGCGAGCCGATTCCGACCGGCTGTTCGGCCGTCGACGAGTTGCTCGGCGGCGGGTTCGAGCGCGGCGTCGTCACGCAGTTGTACGGCCCGCCCGCCGCGGGGAAGACGAACCTCGCGCTGAGCGGTGCCGTCGCGACGGCCGCCGCGGGCGACAACGCGCTGTTCATCGACACCGAGGGCCTCTCGGTGGACCGACTCGAACAACTGGCCGGCGGACACACCGACGACGTGTCGGAACTGGCCTCCCACATCATCGTCTCGGACGTGCACGACTTCGACGAACAGGGCGAGGCCGTCAGGGACGCCGCCGAGTTCGCCGAACAGGTCGAGCTAATCGTCCTCGACAGCGCGACGGGCTTTTACCGCATCCGCCGCGCGGAGGACGAGGAGGCCGGTGACGCCCTCCGGACCGTCGCACAGCAGGTGACACACCTGCTCTCGTTGGCACGTAAACACGACCTCGCGGTGGTGGTCACGAACCAAGTGTTCACCGACCCGGACAGCGACCGCGCCCGACCGCTCGGGGGCCACACCCTCACCCACTGGTCGGGCGTCGTCTGCCGCATCGAGCGGTTCCGGGGCGGCAACCGCCGGATTACCCTGGAAAAACACCAGTCCAAGCCAGCGGGCGACAGCGCGGGCTTCAGAATCGTCGGCGACGGACTGGCGAGCGTCGAAGACCCGCGCTGA
- the larC gene encoding nickel pincer cofactor biosynthesis protein LarC — translation MRTLAFDGRMGASGDMLLGALLAAGADRDALAPVEESTLRVTYEVRPVEKNGIAATAVDVVRPEEGTHDHSPDPEHGHDDAGAQLHEHDDGDGAHDHSPDPEHGHDDLADEPHRHGHGEDAGHTHAEGHGPQRTLSGVLDIVDKMDLPESVAADATAIFETLAAAEAAVHGTDPAETHFHEVGADDAIADVVGVCLLLADLGVDRVVTTPLSTGGGDVGMSHGTYSVPTPAVVELAERADWSLRGGPVERELLTPTGAAILAHVAVGVPDLPELRVAASGYGAGGYDLPDRPNVLRAIVGDGSGGLQRDDITVLETNLDDAPPEVLGGLQETLAEAGARDVSIVPLTMKKSRPGHLVKVITKPADAQRVARRLAEETGTLGIREHGAGHRWVASREYRTVTVTEGETDRDVTVKVASDEAGTVYDVSAEYDDALTAADALGLPVREVTRRAEATARDALD, via the coding sequence ATGCGAACGCTCGCGTTCGATGGCCGGATGGGTGCCAGCGGGGACATGCTCCTCGGGGCACTGCTCGCGGCCGGAGCCGACCGGGACGCCCTCGCACCCGTCGAGGAGTCCACGCTCCGCGTGACTTACGAGGTCCGGCCCGTCGAGAAGAACGGTATCGCGGCCACCGCCGTCGATGTCGTCCGCCCGGAGGAAGGAACACACGACCACTCCCCCGACCCCGAACACGGCCACGACGACGCAGGGGCACAGTTACACGAACACGACGACGGGGACGGGGCACACGACCACTCCCCCGACCCCGAACACGGCCACGACGACCTCGCGGACGAACCCCATCGCCACGGGCACGGCGAGGACGCAGGACACACACACGCCGAGGGACACGGCCCACAGCGGACGCTCTCGGGAGTCCTCGACATCGTGGACAAGATGGACCTCCCCGAATCGGTCGCCGCCGACGCGACGGCCATCTTCGAGACGTTGGCCGCGGCGGAGGCGGCCGTCCACGGGACCGACCCGGCGGAGACGCACTTCCACGAGGTGGGTGCCGACGACGCCATCGCGGACGTGGTGGGCGTCTGTCTGCTTCTCGCGGACCTCGGCGTCGACCGCGTGGTGACGACCCCACTCTCGACTGGCGGCGGCGACGTCGGGATGAGCCACGGGACCTACTCCGTTCCGACCCCGGCGGTCGTCGAACTCGCCGAACGGGCCGACTGGTCGCTCCGCGGTGGGCCGGTCGAGCGCGAACTCCTGACGCCGACGGGCGCGGCGATTCTCGCCCACGTCGCGGTGGGCGTCCCCGACCTTCCCGAACTCCGGGTCGCCGCGTCAGGGTACGGCGCGGGCGGTTACGACCTGCCCGACCGCCCGAACGTCCTCCGCGCCATCGTCGGCGACGGGAGCGGCGGCCTCCAGCGCGACGACATCACAGTGCTGGAGACGAACCTCGACGACGCGCCCCCGGAGGTGCTGGGCGGCCTCCAGGAGACGCTGGCAGAGGCTGGCGCGCGCGACGTGTCTATCGTCCCGCTGACGATGAAGAAGTCCCGGCCCGGCCACCTCGTGAAGGTCATCACCAAGCCCGCGGACGCACAGCGAGTCGCACGCAGACTGGCCGAGGAGACGGGAACGCTCGGCATCCGGGAACACGGCGCGGGCCACCGGTGGGTCGCGTCGCGCGAGTACCGGACCGTGACGGTCACCGAGGGTGAGACGGACCGCGACGTGACGGTGAAAGTCGCCAGCGACGAGGCGGGAACGGTCTACGACGTGAGTGCCGAGTACGACGACGCGCTGACCGCGGCCGACGCCCTCGGCCTCCCCGTCCGGGAGGTCACGCGCCGGGCGGAGGCGACGGCCCGGGACGCCCTCGACTGA
- a CDS encoding CDC48 family AAA ATPase: MNEVQLEVAKAYPNDSGRGIARLDPDTLLHLKLSPGDIIEIEGSDTTAAKVWRADRQDWNTDTVRIDGFTRQNADVGIGERVSIRKAEAEKADSLVLAPPEEASVQFGSDAAGMVKRQILKRPVVERDIVPVMSSTNHPFMRSPGQAIPLIAVETEPEGVVLITEDTDVELREEPISGFEKTGGGITYEDIGGLQSEIQRVREMVELPMKHPQIFKKLGIEPPQGVLLHGPPGTGKTLLAKAVANETSASFFSIAGPEIISKYYGESEQQLREIFEDATEESPSIIFIDELDSIAPKREDVTGEVERRVVAQLLTMMDGLESRGQVIVIAATNRVDSVDPALRRPGRFDREIEIGVPDEVGREEILQIHTRGMPLSDDVNLSKLAEETHGFVGADIESLTKESAMKALRRYLPEIDLDEEDIPPSLIDRMIIKRDDFRGALNEVSPSAMREVLVELPKIDWDDVGGLNEAKEQVQESVEWPMNSPEKFERMGVKPPSGVLLYGPPGTGKTLMAKAVANETDANFISVRGPQLLSKWVGESEKAIRQTFRKARQVSPTIIFFDELDSLAPSRGGEVGSNVSERVVNQLLTELDGLEEMEDVMVIAATNRPDMIDPALIRSGRFDRLTYIGEPGVEGREQILHIHTQDTPLSADVSLRELAEISEGYVGSDLENICREAAIEALREDDDADVVEMRHFRQAMEGVRPTVNEDIREYFEQMEDEFRGGGDPQRRGGSGGRIGFQ, translated from the coding sequence ATGAACGAAGTCCAACTGGAGGTGGCGAAGGCCTACCCCAACGACTCGGGGCGTGGCATCGCCCGTCTGGACCCCGACACGCTGTTGCATCTCAAGCTCTCACCCGGCGACATCATCGAAATCGAGGGCAGCGACACCACCGCCGCGAAGGTGTGGCGCGCCGACCGACAGGACTGGAACACCGACACCGTCCGCATCGACGGGTTCACGCGGCAAAATGCCGACGTGGGCATCGGTGAGCGCGTCAGCATCCGCAAGGCCGAAGCCGAGAAGGCCGACTCGCTCGTGTTGGCCCCGCCCGAGGAGGCGTCCGTGCAGTTCGGCTCCGACGCCGCCGGGATGGTCAAACGCCAGATCCTGAAGCGGCCGGTCGTCGAGCGTGACATCGTGCCCGTGATGTCCTCGACGAACCACCCGTTCATGCGCTCGCCCGGGCAGGCCATCCCGCTCATCGCCGTCGAGACGGAACCGGAGGGCGTCGTCCTCATCACCGAGGACACGGACGTGGAACTCCGCGAGGAGCCAATCTCCGGGTTCGAGAAGACTGGCGGCGGCATCACTTACGAGGACATCGGCGGTCTCCAGAGCGAAATCCAACGGGTCCGGGAGATGGTCGAACTCCCGATGAAGCACCCCCAGATTTTCAAGAAACTGGGCATCGAACCGCCACAGGGTGTGCTTCTCCACGGCCCACCCGGCACCGGGAAGACGCTGTTGGCCAAAGCCGTCGCCAACGAAACCTCCGCGAGTTTCTTCTCCATCGCGGGGCCGGAGATAATCTCGAAGTACTACGGCGAGTCCGAACAGCAACTGCGCGAGATATTCGAGGACGCCACCGAGGAGTCGCCCTCCATCATCTTCATCGACGAACTCGACTCCATCGCGCCCAAGCGCGAGGACGTGACCGGCGAAGTCGAACGCCGCGTCGTCGCCCAACTGCTGACGATGATGGACGGCCTCGAATCCCGCGGCCAGGTCATCGTCATCGCGGCGACCAACCGCGTCGATTCGGTGGACCCCGCGCTTCGCCGTCCGGGCCGATTCGACCGTGAAATCGAAATCGGCGTCCCCGACGAGGTTGGCCGCGAGGAAATCCTCCAGATTCACACCCGCGGGATGCCCCTGAGCGACGACGTGAACCTCTCGAAACTCGCCGAGGAGACCCACGGGTTCGTCGGCGCGGACATCGAGAGCCTCACGAAAGAGTCCGCGATGAAGGCCTTGCGGCGGTACCTCCCCGAAATCGACTTGGACGAGGAGGACATCCCGCCGAGTCTCATCGACCGGATGATAATCAAACGCGACGACTTCCGGGGCGCGCTGAACGAGGTGTCGCCCAGCGCGATGCGGGAGGTGCTGGTCGAACTCCCGAAGATAGACTGGGACGACGTGGGCGGCCTCAACGAGGCCAAAGAGCAGGTCCAAGAGTCCGTCGAGTGGCCGATGAACTCCCCCGAGAAGTTCGAGCGCATGGGCGTCAAACCGCCGTCCGGCGTCCTGTTGTACGGGCCGCCCGGCACGGGCAAGACGCTGATGGCGAAGGCCGTCGCCAACGAGACGGACGCCAACTTCATCTCGGTCAGGGGGCCGCAACTCCTCTCGAAGTGGGTCGGGGAAAGCGAGAAGGCCATCCGGCAGACGTTCCGGAAGGCTCGACAGGTGTCGCCGACCATCATCTTCTTCGACGAACTCGACTCGCTGGCCCCGAGTCGGGGCGGGGAAGTCGGGTCGAACGTCTCCGAACGCGTCGTCAACCAACTGCTGACCGAGTTGGACGGCCTCGAAGAGATGGAGGACGTGATGGTCATCGCCGCGACGAACCGCCCGGACATGATAGATCCGGCACTCATCCGCTCGGGGCGGTTCGACCGCCTGACCTACATCGGCGAACCCGGTGTCGAGGGGCGCGAACAGATACTCCACATCCACACGCAGGACACGCCGCTCTCGGCGGACGTGAGTCTGCGCGAACTCGCCGAAATCTCGGAGGGCTACGTCGGGAGCGACCTCGAAAACATTTGCCGTGAGGCCGCAATCGAGGCACTCCGTGAGGACGACGACGCCGACGTGGTGGAGATGCGCCACTTCCGGCAGGCGATGGAGGGCGTCCGCCCCACGGTCAACGAGGACATCCGGGAGTACTTCGAGCAGATGGAAGACGAGTTCCGCGGCGGCGGCGACCCGCAGCGTCGCGGCGGCAGCGGCGGGCGCATCGGCTTCCAGTAA
- a CDS encoding MFS transporter: MSETAETRATLWVIVAAATLTVMAGAVLGPVVPSIQDGLGVSGSLAGLIITTHGALIVVTSPIAGSLIDRVGPRRPFVAGLLLYAAGGGAGLVVDEFLPLLASRAVLGVGVAFVYTGITVLIYDLYAGQRMDRALGYRSGANSVGAAVWPLVGGALGTVSWQLPFGVYLVALPLGLVALVTVPEPDHAATADGAGTPPTDRGAAEGVLSVFRRRPALLSVYGLYFGANTLLYSIVVFYPQLLDGLGIESSLSISLYLAANGAAGGVSGALYDRLTRRVSRYALVAGAVGLWVAAFALAATADSALAAVPPVVCFGFGLGLVFPSAFAWVESLAPADRQGQFSSYLASAGYVGQFLSPVVFGPLVPTFGVRGVFGAAALAAALGVSVLVAVALGGRAVSE; the protein is encoded by the coding sequence ATGTCGGAGACCGCGGAGACGCGCGCGACGCTGTGGGTCATCGTGGCCGCCGCCACGCTGACGGTGATGGCGGGAGCGGTTCTCGGGCCGGTCGTCCCGTCGATTCAGGACGGACTCGGCGTCTCCGGGTCGCTGGCGGGCCTCATCATCACGACACACGGCGCGCTCATCGTCGTCACCAGCCCGATTGCCGGGTCGCTCATCGACCGGGTCGGCCCGCGCCGCCCGTTCGTGGCCGGCCTCCTCCTGTACGCCGCGGGCGGCGGTGCGGGGCTCGTCGTCGACGAGTTCCTGCCGCTGTTGGCCTCGCGGGCGGTCCTCGGGGTCGGTGTCGCCTTCGTCTACACCGGAATCACGGTTCTCATCTACGACCTCTACGCGGGCCAGCGGATGGACCGCGCGCTCGGCTACCGGAGCGGTGCCAACAGCGTCGGTGCGGCCGTCTGGCCGCTCGTCGGCGGCGCGCTCGGCACCGTCTCCTGGCAGTTGCCCTTCGGCGTCTATCTCGTCGCGCTCCCGCTGGGCCTCGTCGCGCTCGTGACCGTCCCCGAACCCGACCACGCCGCGACGGCGGACGGGGCCGGGACGCCACCCACGGACCGCGGGGCGGCCGAGGGCGTGCTGTCGGTCTTCCGGCGACGGCCCGCGCTCCTCTCGGTGTACGGCCTCTACTTCGGCGCGAACACGCTCCTGTACAGCATCGTCGTGTTCTACCCGCAACTGCTCGACGGGTTGGGTATCGAGTCGTCGCTCTCCATCAGCCTGTACCTCGCGGCCAACGGCGCGGCGGGAGGCGTCTCGGGCGCGCTCTACGACCGCCTCACGCGGCGCGTCTCCCGGTACGCGCTGGTCGCGGGCGCGGTCGGACTGTGGGTCGCCGCCTTCGCGCTCGCGGCCACGGCCGACTCCGCGCTGGCCGCGGTCCCACCGGTCGTCTGTTTCGGCTTCGGCCTCGGGTTGGTCTTTCCCTCCGCGTTCGCGTGGGTCGAATCGCTCGCGCCGGCCGACCGGCAGGGACAGTTCAGTTCCTACCTCGCCTCCGCGGGCTACGTCGGCCAGTTCCTCTCGCCGGTGGTGTTCGGCCCGCTCGTCCCGACTTTCGGCGTCCGTGGCGTGTTCGGGGCGGCGGCTCTCGCCGCGGCCCTCGGCGTGTCCGTTCTCGTCGCCGTCGCCCTCGGCGGCCGTGCCGTGTCCGAGTGA
- a CDS encoding methyltransferase family protein: protein MPTDRRAYLFALAPTLVVVAVGPVLALLDPFAVSAVGPLRVVGVPFVLAGLGLVGWAVHTFARAGVPPAPATEPESLVTAGALAHTRNPLYLGTVVAAGGVAVLLASPVTAAYAGLLWLAYHLLALYEEEPALRAAFGDAHADYCESTPRWL from the coding sequence ATGCCGACCGACCGCCGGGCCTACCTGTTCGCGCTCGCGCCGACGCTCGTGGTGGTCGCTGTCGGGCCGGTGCTGGCGTTGCTCGACCCGTTCGCGGTCTCGGCCGTCGGCCCGCTCCGGGTCGTCGGCGTCCCGTTCGTCCTCGCCGGCCTCGGACTAGTCGGCTGGGCCGTCCACACGTTCGCGCGGGCGGGTGTCCCGCCCGCACCGGCGACCGAGCCCGAGTCCCTCGTGACCGCGGGCGCGCTCGCGCACACCCGGAACCCGCTCTATCTCGGTACCGTCGTCGCGGCCGGCGGCGTCGCCGTCCTGCTCGCGTCGCCGGTCACCGCCGCGTACGCGGGGCTGCTGTGGCTGGCCTACCACCTGCTGGCGCTCTACGAGGAGGAACCGGCGTTGCGGGCCGCGTTCGGCGACGCCCACGCGGACTACTGCGAGTCGACGCCACGCTGGCTGTAG